Genomic DNA from Nicotiana tabacum cultivar K326 chromosome 21, ASM71507v2, whole genome shotgun sequence:
AAATCCGAGCTTGCTACAATCACTTCAACAAGATAGGACATTCGTGAGGCTATAAAAGAAGACATGCAACATGATCCAACAGCCAAACAACTTATCGAGTTAGCCAACCATGGCAAAACGAGACATTTTTGGTCGGCGGGTCTACGTGCctaagtttggagacattagacgGCGGATCATAAGTGAGAGTCATAAAACAATGTGGGTTGGTCATCCATGCCAACATCGCACTAGGGCCTTGGTTGAGTAAGTCTACTATTGGCCATGCATGCGAGATGACATAGAGTGttatgtgcagacttgtcttgtCTGTCAACAGGACAAGGTTGAGCAACAAAAACCAggaggacttttggagccactaccagtTGCAGAACGTCCATGGGAGAGTgtgactatggactttatcacttgcctACCGAAGTCCGGCGGTTATAGTACTATTATGGTGGTGGTGGATAGgttttccaaatatgccaccttcatgCCCGCCTCACCAGGTTGCACTGCCAAGGAAGCCGCCAAACTATTCTTTAAGAACGTGgtgaagtattggggcttaccaaggcataATATATGTATTTCATAATATATGATTTCATTTGTTCTATTTTTCATGTATTAGTGTTTCTATACTTGAGTTTTCTGAAACAATTATATCATGTATACATATGCAACACTGTATTCACATGTATATAAGTGTATTCTGTAATCATGTATACATATGTAACATTGTATTCACATGTATATAAGTATATTCTGTAATCATGTGTACATATGTAACACTTTATTCATatgtattgaaaaaaaaaagttatagtATATTAACAAACCAAACATTATATTTCATTGTATGTTTTCATATAGACAACTTTGTTGGCAAATGAAAATGCTGGGTGTATGTAGACAAATCAGTTGTAGTAGTGTTTCAGAGTTTGTTTTCATACTACATGCTCATGTATTAGTGTTTCTGTACTTGAGTTTTCTGAAACAATTatatcatgtatatatatgtaacactgtattcacatgtatttaaaaaaaaaggtatAGTGTATTCaaaaaaacaaacattgtatttcaTTGTATGTTTTCATATAGACAACTTTGTTGGCAAAGAAAATGCTGGGTGTATGTAGACAAATCAGTTGTAGTTTctgtttatattttatatccataCATAACTAATCGTATGTATTACATAAATGTATTTGCAGCTATATATTATTATGTATTTCAGAGGATTGTGAATGGAGATTTAAGGTTTCTAGCATTAATAAATCACAAATGTTCAAAGTGAGGGAGTTCAATGATAAGCATACATGTCCGTTGAAGGATAAGGTGTATGAGCAACGTCAAGCAAGTAGTAGCCTTATTGGTGGTATAATTAGGTCCAAGTTTGCTAATCATAAAAGGAAATACACCCCAAAGGATATAATTAATGATGTGAAATCAGACTTTGGTGTAGATGTTAGTTACATGTTGGCGTGGCGGGctaaagaaaaggcaatgaattTTTTGAGAGGTGAACCGGCTGATTCATACAATAAATTATCAGGATACTTATATACAATAGATATGACATATCCTGGTTCACATATTACAATGGTAAAATCACCAAAAATGAGTTCATGTATTTGTATATATCGTTGTATGCTTTTATAAAGGGGTTCGATCACTGTAGACCCATCGTGGTTGTGGATACGAACCACCGAAAATCGGCATACACAAGGACATTCGTCTCGGCTAGCACGTTGGATGGTGCAGGTGagttttttaaatatatatatatatatatatatatatatatatatatatatatatatatatatatatatatattataataaaatttgTTAAGTTTACTGCCTAATACAGATTGAAtgatatttttttaatatgtatGCAATTGTATTTATAGTTCATATACTGCCACTAGCATATGGTGTTATTGATTCAGAGAACGATGTTGCTTGGTCgtggttctttgagcaattcaaggaAGCATGTGGTCAGAGGGAAAACATGTGCATTATTTCAGATAGGAATAAGAGCATCATCAAATATGTATCGAGAGTGTATCCTACGGTGCCCCATTTTGCTTGTATATGGCATCTATGGAACAGCGTATAtaagaaattcaaaaagattCATTCAAAGTTGAGCGAGATATACTTCTCGATGGAAAAAGCATACACTCAGGATGAATTTGATAGTCTAATGGAAAAGATGGAGAAGGTAGATATTCAGGTGAAAGAATACTTGGAATTAGCTGGATACGAAAAGTGGGTTAGGTTGTATGCACCTGTTAACCGGAGATGGACCATAACGTCAAATATTGCTGAATCAATCAATACCGCACTTGTATTAGCAAGATAATTGCCAATATACGACTTCCTAGAAGAAGTTAGGAAGATATTTGGACGTTAGAATTGCAGCAATCGGAAAGAAGCTTCACACATGTACACAACACTTGGGAAACAATACCAGGAGATGCTTACTTTGAATGAGGCAATGTCTACACGTATGACTGTAAGTTTTGTTTTTGCTTTACGTCCTTGCATCATGTATTTAGGCCTGGTATAACATGTATTTATTTCTGATACAATTTCTACTAATAACATACTGCATGCTCATTGTATTATAGCACTTGTGCATTTATTCTGTTTTATGAAACGGTTTTAAAAACTGGTTATTATATGTATACATTACTTGTTTATACATTTGCatttcattggttgtattcaATGGTTTTTGTCAatacccggaattcccaccgtcgggaccgtgatggcgcctaacatttcacttgctaggcaagccaacgttagagaaccattaaaccaaatccttatttccattcagtaaataacaataattagctaagatgaaatataataagtgaggaataatttaaaaaaactgtattaattactaccacccggatctggagtcacaattcaagagcattctagaatttactacaagtaatagtctgaaagaaatacaactgtttgaatgaaagaaacagtaaaacaggaggATAGATAGGGACTTCAAGGtgtgtgaacgccgacagatctaccttgagtctccggatagcaggtccaacagctaaaatctcgatcaacccgagtcgGTACCAAAAtttgcatagaaagtgcagagtgtagtatcagtacaaccgaccccatgtactggtaagtatcgagcctaacctcgacgaagtagtgacgaggctaaggcaaggcacctaaaAATCAACTTgtataatttaacagtgtatatacaaataacagtattGAAGAGCTAGACAAGAATTAtcggaaggggaaacatgctggtgGAAATACGAAATAAAGAGCTACGGCAGAATGAGAACcggaacaaccaatatactatgaatcaacaggagcataaatacagtaaaggaaaaatgcacggcatcactcttcgtgcttttactctcaatctcaccataaaattaatagaaatggtacgacatcacccttcgtgcattaactcttatatcatggcacgacatcaccctttgtgcttttacactcacaatatggtacggcatcgcccttcgtgcattaacactcaaaatatggcacggcatcacccttcgtgcattaacactcacaatatggcacgacatcacctttcgtgcattaacactctcccttactataatgcaatgcataaataacaacagggagatagaataataagtacaagccttacttcaatatttggttccacaatatcaatctcaactttgaaataaatactcaattatcaccagaaaattcgtaaacatgataagaacgatcaatttaacaacactagtataaacacgtagcaattaggcatagaaaatagacaatataagaaaaacggaagaaatatggaaaacaggtaaattggcggcggataagtactcgtcacctcacatatacgccgctcagaTGAATTTTacatagcaaataatctaaggttcataattccctcaagtcaggggtagacacaacacttaccttgctacgaaggccacttaattctcaatcacagcttttcttctagaattcacctccaaatcacacgtatctattcaaaaatgactcaataatatcaaatattgctaaaggaattaattatattgcataaattaaatttctcaaattttccttcaaaaagtagaaaaatcaattctaggcccgcttggtcaaaacctgaggttcggaccaaaattcatttacccccgagcctgaatatataattggttttggaatccgacctcaaattgaggtctaaattcccaaatttttaaaatccctagtttctaccctaatccctaattctaccatgaaaactctagattttaggttaataattcataaaatttaatgggtaattgaaagaaaatattttagaatCACTtgccaacactttggggaagaaaacaaCTCTTGAAATcgcctctagtccgtttggtttttgagaaaaataaatggccaattctcatttttggattctgttaagtgctgggcgacagtgttcatcgcgatcgcgtgaacactgtcgcgttcgcgaagagcagcctcctaaggacttacgcgatcgcgggagGCTTTATGCGTTTGCGAAGGCTTAGCCCGCCTTACCTTCACTTTCGCGAGATAGGGCTCACGTTCGCATAGAGCTTCCCAGGTCCCCTGCCCAGTCTAgctaaagctacgcgttcgcgtttggcgggtcgcgttcgcgtagagcaaccgccctcccccccccccaatgcTCCGTGTTTGTGACCATGgtctcgcgtttgcgtagagtaAACCCTCCCCAGCCcagtttccccttcgcgatcgcgagagtgactacgcgatcgcgaagcacaacataTCAGATACCAGATACAGCAGAAACACCAGATTTTCTTAAGTctaaaacatctcgtggcctatccgaaactcacccgagccctcggggctccaaaccaaacatgtacacaagtctaaaaatatcatacggacttgctcgcatgatcaaatcgccaaaataacacctagaactacaaattgagcaccaaatcgaatgaaattttcaagttaGCTTTAAAATTTCTGTCTTCACAACCGGACGtcagaatcacgtcaaaccaacttcgtttctcaccaaatttcacagataagtcatgAATGATATATTGGACCTATACAAggctccagaactaaaatacggacctggtatcaaaaggccaaacatcaaccaattcttaaaaataattaattttcagacttttaattttcattaaaaattcataactctagttagggacctccgaattcgatttcgggcatacgcccaggtcccataattcgatacggacccatcgggaccgtcaaaacatggatctggatccgtttaaaaaaatattgaccgaagtcaactaaaatcaatttttaaggcaaaaattcttattttcatcaattgtCAACATAATAATTTTTCGAAAAcacgctcggactgcgcacgcaaattgaggaggataaaaatgagatttttaggGCTTAAGAGAGCAGAATCGAGTTTTAAAACATAacatgaccttttgggtcatcacagttttgTTTCAAATTGGATGCATTTCCTAGCAGATAGACTATATATTAATGTATATCAATGTATTCCTCAGTTAAATGCGTTCATCTTTAATAGTGTGGCAGTCTAAATATAGTCTGTATTTCGTTGTATTCCgtatattttactatatttcacTGTATGTCATTGTATTTCATACATACATATATTATATTTAGATTTCTGAAAGTTTAATATTTGTTGACATGCTACatatttaaactttttttttgtatACATGTATAATGTATTTAATAAGTctattctttgatatatatagATGACTTTTACAAATGTTCAAaacttatatttctttgtttaatGTAGATTGTACCTTCGAGTGAACACTTGCATATGGTGAACGATGAAGGAAGGCATTACATCGTTTGCCTCCTACAGAAAGGGTGCAGTTGTGGGCGATTCCAAGTTGACGAATTACCATGCCCACATGCTTGGGCTGTATTGAAAAGCAAGTTTCTAATGCCAGGAGATTATTGCCCAAACTATTACAAACCAAAGTCTGTTGTAATGACATACGAGGTGCCCGTGTATCCGTTGCCTTACCGAAATGAATGGAATATAAAAGCACATATATCAGAGGAAGTTGTCTTACCACCCAAATGGAAAAGACCTTCTGGAAGGCCAAAGAAGAATCGCGATAAGTCGTTCAGTGAATTGTTgtagaagaaaaatcaacattcGTGTAATATTTGTGGGCAGGGAGGATATAATAAGCGTACTTGTAGAAATGCTCCACGTAGGAATTAGTTCATGTTCTGATTTCAATTAATGCAATAACGATATGTCATAGatttcttcaaattttatattACATATTGATTTATTGGTGTATTGGATTCTTGCGTGATGAATCTTTTTAGTACAGTTTACTAAGAATATATTTTAGTAAATTGTTGAATACATACTGCAGATATATTTAAATACATATGAATATATACTGCCAATatatttgaatacatatatatatatagtgcaatacatatgaatacatactgcagatatatttgaatacatatatacatctgttgaatacatatgaatatatACTGCTGAATAAAAGtgcaatacatatatatatatatatatatatatatatatatatatatctgttgaatacatatgaatacatactaCTGAATATATACTGCTGGACAAAACAGTCAAGCAAAGTGAAGCtttgaaattatataattacattgaatACCGTTAAATACAGTGAAATTAttgaaaaaataggaaaaactaaaaatagtgaatacagtgaaatacatggaatacagggAGATATATTGAATACAATGAAAATAAACAGTATACATatctaatatttatttttaaaaaaacatagAAAAAAACAAACACAGTGAATATAGTGCATAAAGTGAATACATGAATTGTAATGCAAATTTACTGCTGAACATATATTGGAATAACTTAATTgctattaataaaaaatacatctgaatacatatataatactaattaaaaaaacaaaagaatgCATACTGAAAATACACTGAATAAATGATGTTGGAAACTTATTGATGGAATTAAGTGAAACACAGTGAAGCTTTAGATAAAGTGATACAGAAAAAACCGATATCAGTTAACAGCTTAACTTAAAGGAAGTTATATATTCCTTCATCAACATCATAAAGACAAAAAAGACATTCATGTATTCTAAAAACAAAAAGATTGAGTAAAACCATCATGTATTATGTAATAAGTTTCAAAAACTATTCTCACAGAAGACTGTTCTTCACAGAAAACTATCTTCACCAAAACTATATTCAAAAACTATCTTCACAGTAAACTATCTTCAAAAACTATCTTCACCGAAAACTATTCTAAAACTATCTTCACAAAAGTATCTGAATCTGCCATTTGTCTAATAATCATTGCGGGTGCTTCATTGTCGCTTATGGCATCGGCGTCTATCTTCCGCATAGCATAGTCCCAAAGGATGGCACCATATCTTTGGTGGAGTAAATTGGCATAAAATGTTATTTGTGGAACCAATCCATAAGTGCTCAAATACTCTGTGTATGCCGCGACATGCAACCCACAATCCATGAAAATGTAGATTGACACAattaaataaaactcatattaTTAGTATTATAAATGATACAAGAATAAGAAAAGGGATTGAATTCATACATGCTCCCAGCCTTTTGTTGAGGCACATTCGAAATAAAAACAACATCAAAGGGATCAGTATGTGCCTTGTCATTGTATGCTGGTTCACGAGACCAATCTATGCCTTGCTTATCTCTGTAGAAACCACTGATCGATAGGTACAGAGGTAAAAGCTTAGCAAGCTTATCTATCTCAGTACCCACATAAGCATCATGGCCTGCTGATCGGTAGGAGTTACATACGTTGATATATCTCTCCTTAAATGAGATAACTGCCAATATTCAATAAAGTTTGTCCTTCAAGTTGACTAGTATCAAGACATTATCAATCGTATGCCATGGTATATTAACTAGCAATTTGTAGCCCCTTATGTATTCACATATAACATCTTCTTCCGTGGCTACACTTGCATTACTATCTGTATCATTATACTTGTCGAATATTTCAGCAACTCTTGTCTTGAATATACAATCAACAGTTGTATATTCTCAGGCAGTAAAATATAACATCAATATGCTGTATAT
This window encodes:
- the LOC107806614 gene encoding uncharacterized protein LOC107806614, with amino-acid sequence MAKRDIFGRRVYVPKFGDIRRRIISESHKTMWDKVEQQKPGGLLEPLPVAERPWESVTMDFITCLPKSGGYSTIMVVVDRFSKYATFMPASPGCTAKEAAKLFFKNVVNYILLCISEDCEWRFKVSSINKSQMFKVREFNDKHTCPLKDKVYEQRQASSSLIGGIIRSKFANHKRKYTPKDIINDVKSDFGVDVSYMLAWRAKEKAMNFLRGEPADSYNKLSGYLYTIDMTYPGSHITMGFDHCRPIVVVDTNHRKSAYTRTFVSASTLDGAVHILPLAYGVIDSENDVAWSWFFEQFKEACGQRENMCIISDRNKSIIKYVSRVYPTVPHFACIWHLWNSVYKKFKKIHSKLSEIYFSMEKAYTQDEFDSLMEKMEKVDIQVKEYLELAGYEKWVRLYAPVNRRWTITSNIAESINTALVLAR